The Saccharomyces paradoxus chromosome VI, complete sequence genome includes a window with the following:
- a CDS encoding N-acetyltransferase family protein, translating into MDAECIEWKSTANLHNGPAFFQPLTDSIEPLQFKLIGSNTLATAFPVFDTKYIPDSLINYVFSLFNMEIESGKTYPQLDVLTKQEFLKYWFHSFAVIVLQTDKKYIEDNQDWHSVLLGTFYIKPNYAPRCSHNCNAGFLVNSTHRGQKIGYRLAQVYLNWAPLLGYKYSIFNLVFVTNKASWKIWDRLNFQRIGLVPCAGILNDFSEPVDAIIYGKDLTKIEPEFLSMEYP; encoded by the coding sequence ATGGATGCGGAATGCATCGAATGGAAATCGACTGCAAATTTGCATAATGGACCTGCTTTTTTCCAACCGCTAACTGACTCCATTGAACCATTACAGTTCAAACTTATTGGATCGAACACACTGGCAACCGCATTTCCTGTATTCGACACCAAATATATACCGGACTCACTTATCAACTATGTTTTTAGCTTGTTCAATATGGAAATCGAAAGTGGCAAAACCTATCCACAATTAGATGTTTTAACTAAGCAGGAATTCTTAAAATATTGGTTTCACTCATTCGCCGTTATTGTTTTGCAAACCGATAAGAAATATATTGAGGATAATCAAGACTGGCATTCAGTTCTCTTAGGTACATTCTACATTAAGCCCAACTATGCACCGCGCTGCTCCCATAATTGTAACGCTGGGTTTTTAGTCAATAGTACCCATAGAGGTCAGAAGATTGGTTACAGGCTTGCTCAGGTATACTTGAATTGGGCACCTTTATTGGGATATAAATATTCTATCTTTAATCTTGTATTTGTTACCAACAAAGCCAGTTGGAAAATATGGGACAGATTAAACTTCCAAAGAATTGGATTGGTCCCTTGTGCTGGAATTCTTAATGATTTTAGTGAGCCCGTGGATGCTATAATTTATGGTAAAGACTTGACCAAAATAGAACCCGAATTCCTTTCCATGGAATACCCATAG